The Fimbriimonadaceae bacterium nucleotide sequence AATCCTTCAGACCGCGCGCGTTCCAGGGTCACACGCTTCACGCCGGAACTCGAACCAAACCGCGCGTAGAACTCGGAGTTTGTGAAGGCCGCGATGCCCACCTGCACGATGTTCTGGCCGGGGAGGTCGTCGTCCAGAAGCGCGCGGACCGGATTGCCGTTGTGGAGGCCGTCTCCCAGGTGGCGCATATCCAAGTGCGCGTCGATCGTGACCAGCCCCACCTGCTCCAGCTTCAGGTTCAGCGCCTGCGCCATGCCAAGGACGCCCGCCCGCGTGACGCCGTTGTCGCCGCCGAGCAACACCGTCGCCTCGAACCCCGGCACCGCGCCCATCATCGCCTCCATGATCGGCGCGGCCGCGTCTTCGGGGCTCGACCCGTTCAAACCCACGTCGCCCAGGTCCACCGCACGTAGCGACCGCACGTCCAGGTCGCGCTCCACGTCGTACGTTCCCCAGCGGGCAAGCGCCTGGCGGACCGCGTCTGGTGCCAAGTCGCACCTGCCCGGGGAGATCGAGTGGTTGAGCGGGACGCCGAGCACGGACAAGCTCCCCTTGGTTTGGTCAAGCCGGGCGCCTTCCAGCCACGACCTAGCCCTCGTCCATTGCAGGTCTTCGTGCATGGCCTTTAGCATAGCCCGAGGCACGCGGAAATGCGGGCGTTCGCGGCGTTCTTGAACTTCCCCCAGGCTCGTGGAAAACTTTTCGCGAGAAAATTGCGCGGCCCCCTAGTATTTTCACGTTAAGAGCGTGTAAAGTTCCAGTTGTTGAATCGCAACGGGCCCGAACGTTCCGGTTACCTACCGGTGTGGCCCTGGGATTTAGCGACAGGGAACTGACCTGATCCCGGGGGAATCGCATAAGGGCGGATCGGGAGATGGAAGGGACACGCGGATGCCGAGCGGCGCGATACGGAAAGCGCACCGAGAGCGTCGGAAGCGTGGACAGGCATAGGCCATAGAAGCCCGGCCAGGCGCACCGAGGGGCGTAGACCGGGCTGGCCACTAGAGATCGCGCTCACATGGAGGGCGCGACGCCGGCAAAGCAAGCGAGGGCGCGGCGTGTTATTGGGATCGAAATACACGCCGCCCTTTTTTTACCAACTTCCGCCGCCACCGCCGCCGAAACCTCCCCCGCTGAAGCCTCCGCCCCCTCCCCCGCCGAATCCGGATCCTCCACTGGACGACTCCGATCGAGGCACCGTCGTGGCCGCAGAGCCGATCGCCCTGGTCGTCGAGTCCAACGAGTTCGCAAAATAGACCGGCGAGAAGGTCGTGTCGCGGGGCCCCACCCACCACACCGGCGGGCTTTGGACGACTTCCTTAAACGTGTCCGACCACCTATCGACCAACCCGAAGGCCACCGCGTAGGGGAGCAACTCCTCATAGCGCGCCTGGGCGATCTCCTTCTCAGCCACCCATTCCAGATAGGAACGCCGCCCCTTCATGGCTTCGTAGAAACCCGCCACGCGGTGCCGCGCGCGAGCGCCGAGCTGAGTTCGCCGCGGCATGATCGAGGCAAAGCTTATGACGAGACCGGCCCCGAGGGCCCCCCCGATAACGCTCGAGGCCAGCGAAACCTGTCCGTGCAGGATGTTGCGGCTAATAATGAAGAGGAACACCAGCAAAACCCCGCCCCCGATAAACGTGGCGAGCTTTGCCATGTCTGGACGGAGATGGTAATAGCCACGTCCCACGAAGTCGTCGAAAATCTTCTCCTTTAGGCGGGAAATCTTTACGCCAACGTCTGACACGAGTTTCGCGCGGGTGACGACCGATCCTTCTGGGCCGAGCGCTGCCAAGAGCTGGTCCTCGAACGCGGTGAGGCGCTGGGTCGGTTTTTTCGAAACGACGTTGATTACGGGATCTGTGCCAAAGAGGAACCTTTTCTCTGCGGAGAGCGTCAGGCACCCTTTAGCGGCGAGGGACACGATAGCGGCAGAGACATCGCGATTGTCCACTCGCTCGTCGATCAAAGCGCCGCATTCGGCCGGGCCAAGGCCGTCGGGAGGTTCAAACTCGACTCCAACCGGGCCAAGCTTGGGATCTTTCCCAAAGGCGTACCAGATTGGGAGCATCACGGCCAGAATCAAGACGGGGATCAGAAACCCCGAGTTCGGCCAGATCCACCAGCTAGCCAGGGTAAGAGGGTCTGGGTGCGGAACGACCGTGTCCGGCACAGAAAAGACGATGGTCAATCCCTCTCCAGGAATCAGCGGTTGTTTGCGTTGTCCGGAGAACTCGGTCTGCGAAAGCTTGATGGAAGTGAAGGTCTCGGGGTCAGCGGGGGAAGAGCCGGGAGAAGGTAGATAGTTCTGCGCCGAGGAACCGGTGTAACCGGTAAGAACCTTAGCCCTTGCCTTATCGGTCTCAGGGAAAGACACCTTAAAGCTTGACTCCTGGATCTCGGTGTCCCAGTCGTTGCCAGTGACGTTCCAATAAAGCTCGGCTTGCGGCTCCCAGTCCTTCCTTTTGTCGAACCAGTTAAACGCGTTGGTCACGGTGTAAGCGATGACGTAAGTCTTGTTGGTCCCCGGAGGAAACGTGACGTCTTCGTCACCGATCCGGATATTGAGATAGGCGCCGTCGCTCGTCACTAAAGTCGTCAGCGGTCGTCCGCTTTCGTCCTTGACCTGGATATCGCTCAAGGCGACCTGCCTCCGGAACGGAGTGTTGGTCTCATAGAGGAACGGGATCTTGCGAAAAATTCCGCGCCGAGGCTCCTGGAACTCGACCGAGATCGTCTCCTTCACGCGCAAGAGGGAATCCTTGCCGATTGAGATTTCTGCGTCGAAGCTCTTGATCAGGAACGGATAACCGCCACCATATTGTCCGCAGGCGAGAGCCGCCCACAGCAGGAGAAGAAGCGCCACCGCCCGTCGAGCCATCACTAACTAGAACGGCAGAGCGCCGCATAAGGCTTCAACGGGGCGCGGAGCCATTGGTCCCTCGGGAAAAGGCGGGGTCCGCGGCAGGGATAGACTCCGGCTCCCATGAGCACGAATTCGCAAGGAATCGACGCGCGCGCCTATTTGGCCGGCTGGCTGCAAGGCCTGACCGGGATGTACACGTCCGACATCAACGCCATCCCCGAGGACAAATGGACTGCGACCTTCGGCGGCTGCACCCGCCCGGCGAGCGAGATTTCGGCAGACGCCATTTCGCTTATGGAATGGACGACGAACGCCATGAAGGGCCAGGTTGAAAGTGACTACATGGGCCACATGGACAAGGTCAAGGAGGCTTGCGCCACGCGGGCCGGAACGGTCGAGCGCCTCGGAACTGCCGCCCAGGCCTTTACGGCCGCGCTCAATTCATGCAGCGACCAAGATCTCCAGAAGATGGTCACTCCGCCTTGGCAGATGGAGTCGCCGCTCTTCGGCATCGCCCAAGTAGCCGTCAGCCACCTTTGGTACCACGACGGCCAGTTGAACTACATCCAGTGCCTGCTCGGCGACGACAAAGTCCACTGGATGGGCGAATAACCCGGGCGGGACAGCCGACGAACCTGGCCCCCCTCCCCGGGAGAGGGGGCCTTTCGTCGTTCTCCTCAGACTTCGGCGCCAACCGGCGCAAGCGGCATGTAGAGGTCGGTGCGCACCTCCTCAAGAGGGACCTTGGTGCAGTCGTTCACGTAGACCTCGAAGCTGGCGGACGGGGCGGGCTCGCGACCGGTCGCGGGCACCGCTTGCCCCGCGAACCGCGCCCAAGCGTCGCTCAGGCCCTCATACGACCCCATGTGCGTCGCAACGGCGTAGTCGCCGCCAGCGATCTCCAGCATAGTCACGCCGACCGGAGTGTCATCCGGCAGGGTGTAGCCGGGCGGAACGGCAATGCAGGCGTCCGAACGAAGCTCCCCGGCAGGGACGCTGCCCGGGTCGTCATGAAAGACGCCCAGGACGGTCTCCACGGGCACTCCCGCAGGCCCCGCCCACTCGAAGAGCGCGCCGAACTTCGACCCGATCAGGTGGTAGGGGCCGGTGTGGCGCAAGGCGATGCAGCGCATCGGTTCGATTGTCTTGATTGTCGCTTCCATTGTCGTCTCCTGGGTGATGGTGAGCGCGGCGGCGGAGCGGCGGCCGTCCGGCCACCAGTGCACCTGGCTGTGGGCCCGGAGCTCATGGCGGCTGGGCGAGCGCCGATAGTCCGTCGGAGCCATCAGGTAGGCGCTCCGAAAGGCGCGGCTGAAGGCTTCCAGGCTGTCGTAACCCGCGTCCAGCGCGATCTCGCTCACGGACTGGTCCGTGTGCTCCAGCCGGTGGGCCGCCCGTTCCAATCGGAGCCGACGGACGAACTCGGCGATGGACTCACCGACTGCGCCCGAAAAGACGCGGCCGAAATGGTGACGCGAGAACCCGGCTTTGTCGGCGACTTCGGCCGGGCTCGGAGGCTGGTCGAGCCGCTCCAGGACGAACCGAATCGCTTCTCGAACGCGGGCCTCGTACTCGGCCACCGTGCTCTTTCTCATCCGCCGCCCATGGTAATCGCTTCGCTACCCCGAAAGCCTGATCAGATTAGCTCGTTTGCGCTTCAGATGTCCCACCGTGACTAAAGTGACGCGAAGCGATGGAGCGGGGCGTCTATCTTGGGTAGCATGGATAGGAATCGGGGCATGGCGCAGTTTGGTAGCGCGCTTCTCTGGGGGGGAAGAGGTCGTGGGTTCAAATCCCGCTGCCCCGACCATCGTTTTCCGCTGGTCTTGGCCTTGGCATTGGCCATCGGGTGCGGCGGCTCGGTCGGCGCCTTTTTTGAACGAGTGTTCGTCAGCCCCACGACTCGCGTCGTCCAGGGGTTGGACGGACGACTGCGGTTCGACATTCTCAACGGCACCTTCACCCAGGCCGTCACTTTTCTCCTCGCCAACGTCCTCTCGATCCCGCAGCTGCCGGCCCTGCTGGTCCTCAATGCGATCGACTTCAAAATCGAGGGCCAGGCGCCGACGAAGCCCCTCAGCTTGAAGGTCAAGTACGACCCCTCAAAGTTAGAGCAAGGCGTCGCGGAGACCGACCTCAAACTCTACCGGCTGGACGGCGGGGAAGCGGTCGAGGTCACTGGCGCGACGGCAGACCCCGAGAACAATCGAGTCGTCGCAGAGGTCATGGCCGAGGGCACTTACCTGGTCGCGGCCGAAAAGCCAGAGTAAGTCGCGGCTGGTTCTCGCCGGATATCGGCGTAAAATCCAGTCATGGCCACCGCGACACAGATCCGCGCCCCTCGCGGAACGACGATCTCATGCAAGGGCTGGCAGCAGGAGGCCGCGCTGCGCATGCTCATGAACAACCTCGACCCCGAGGTGGCCGAGCGGCCCGACGACCTCGTCGTCTACGGTGGCACCGGGAAGGCAGCGAGGAACTGGGAGTGTTTCGAGGCGATCGTCCGCACCCTTCGCGAGCTCGAAGACGACGAGACGCTGCTCGTCCAGAGCGGCAAGCCGGTCGCCGTCTTCCGGACCCACGACCTGGCGCCGCGCGTGCTCATCGCGAACTCGAACCTGGTGGGCAAGTGGTCGAACTGGGAGCACTTCAACGAGCTCGAGGCGAAAGGACTGATGATGTACGGCCAGATGACGGCCGGCTCTTGGATCTACATCGGCTCGCAGGGCATCGTGCAGGGGACTTTCGAGACGTTCGCCGCCTGTGCCGACCGTCACTTCGGCGGGTCGCTCAAGGGACGACTGGTCGTGAGCGCGGGCATGGGTGGCATGGGCGGAGCCCAGCCGCTCGCCGCGACCATGAACGGCGCAGCCTTCCTCGGCATCGACGTCGACCCCACCCGCATCCAGAAGCGCATTGACACTGGCTATATCGACACGATGACCGACGACCTGGAGGAAGC carries:
- a CDS encoding agmatinase family protein, with protein sequence MHEDLQWTRARSWLEGARLDQTKGSLSVLGVPLNHSISPGRCDLAPDAVRQALARWGTYDVERDLDVRSLRAVDLGDVGLNGSSPEDAAAPIMEAMMGAVPGFEATVLLGGDNGVTRAGVLGMAQALNLKLEQVGLVTIDAHLDMRHLGDGLHNGNPVRALLDDDLPGQNIVQVGIAAFTNSEFYARFGSSSGVKRVTLERARSEGLGTAVTRAISSLPMHCEAVYVDVDIDCLDSAFAPGCPGARPGGFASWELLDAVRRCGVSHRVRVVDIVEIDPERDPSGLTALVGSGALMYFASGLVTRLS
- a CDS encoding DUF2207 domain-containing protein; translated protein: MARRAVALLLLLWAALACGQYGGGYPFLIKSFDAEISIGKDSLLRVKETISVEFQEPRRGIFRKIPFLYETNTPFRRQVALSDIQVKDESGRPLTTLVTSDGAYLNIRIGDEDVTFPPGTNKTYVIAYTVTNAFNWFDKRKDWEPQAELYWNVTGNDWDTEIQESSFKVSFPETDKARAKVLTGYTGSSAQNYLPSPGSSPADPETFTSIKLSQTEFSGQRKQPLIPGEGLTIVFSVPDTVVPHPDPLTLASWWIWPNSGFLIPVLILAVMLPIWYAFGKDPKLGPVGVEFEPPDGLGPAECGALIDERVDNRDVSAAIVSLAAKGCLTLSAEKRFLFGTDPVINVVSKKPTQRLTAFEDQLLAALGPEGSVVTRAKLVSDVGVKISRLKEKIFDDFVGRGYYHLRPDMAKLATFIGGGVLLVFLFIISRNILHGQVSLASSVIGGALGAGLVISFASIMPRRTQLGARARHRVAGFYEAMKGRRSYLEWVAEKEIAQARYEELLPYAVAFGLVDRWSDTFKEVVQSPPVWWVGPRDTTFSPVYFANSLDSTTRAIGSAATTVPRSESSSGGSGFGGGGGGGFSGGGFGGGGGGSW
- a CDS encoding AraC family transcriptional regulator, with translation MRKSTVAEYEARVREAIRFVLERLDQPPSPAEVADKAGFSRHHFGRVFSGAVGESIAEFVRRLRLERAAHRLEHTDQSVSEIALDAGYDSLEAFSRAFRSAYLMAPTDYRRSPSRHELRAHSQVHWWPDGRRSAAALTITQETTMEATIKTIEPMRCIALRHTGPYHLIGSKFGALFEWAGPAGVPVETVLGVFHDDPGSVPAGELRSDACIAVPPGYTLPDDTPVGVTMLEIAGGDYAVATHMGSYEGLSDAWARFAGQAVPATGREPAPSASFEVYVNDCTKVPLEEVRTDLYMPLAPVGAEV